CAGTCTTTACGAAAAATGAACCACCCAAATATTGTGAAACTGAAGGAAGTTATTCGAGAAAGTGACATTCTGTACTTTGTTTTCGAGTACATGGTAAGTGGCTAAACTCTTTGGCGAAGGGCTGAATTGGCCGGTACAAAAGATCTAATACATTTATTGCTGTCTATTGTTGGGTGACACAGGAATGCAACCTATACCAACTTATGAAAGACAGGGAAAAACTGTTTTCTGAAGGTGAAATTAGGAACTGGTGTTTTCAAGTTTTCCAAGGTCTTGCTTACATGCATCATCGTGGTTACTTCCACCGTGATCTTAAACCTGGTACTTATTCATGATTTTGATACAGTCCTGATATTGTATGCtttttgaaatatcttttatattatatgtagCTTCAGCTTGTAATGCAAGTGTTGCTACCAGATCATTCCTTGTACTTCTGGCTGCCTAAAAACCTTAATTCCGTATTGTGAGAGAAAAATTAGGACATTTATGCTTGTTCTCATAGTCATTGCCAGTCATATGTATAGAACTAACTGGGATATTGGTCAtggtttaaaatatattttttgtttatctttgttaaaaaatgtttttctgTTTTGACTTGAGGTATATTGCCCTTGCAGAAAACTTGCTGGTTACTAAGGATATTATCAAAATCGCTGATTTTGGCCTAGCCCGAGAGATCAGTTCACAACCACCCTACACTGAGTATGTCTCCACACGATGGTACGGACCTTTGACTTGCAATATATGTATCACCTTCTGTGTTGGGTATCAACTATCAAGTAACATGTGTGATGGCATATGATTAGGTATCGTGCTCCTGAAGTGCTGCTCCAGTCTTACATCTATAGCTCTAAAGTTGGTAAGTGTCTGATGTTATCTATTGATAATTTGTTTCTTGCAACAATGATGATGAGTACTGTGCTACCATTTTatctattaattttgtttttctcttctAGACATGTGGGCAATGGGTGCTATAATGGCTGAGCTGTTTTCTCTCCGACCTCTTTTTCCAGGAGCCAGGTATTGGGGTCACTATTACACCCTCAAAACTTCCCAAATGATGGGGTTTTCATTTTAGAGTTTGTTTTttggattattttaaaatgcttttattaaattatgttccttgttttgatttgttttttgaGAAAACAAGATATGCAGAAAAATTGGAGTTTTAGCTTTTTTAGTTAAACAAACAATATTTATTAACGAGAAATGTATGATAATCACTTATGGAGAAATGTATGATAATCACTTATGGTGCGCTAATCACTCTTCCTACTAAAAAAACATGGTTGCAAATTACGTTCTTCGTACGTTTTTAAGTAGAATCCTGCTCTAAAGCAATTATGTAACACCTGAATGTTGGAAATGAACACATTCCTTCATTGTGACTCATGCAGTGAGGCAGACGAGATCTTCAAAATATGCGGTGTGATAGGCACTCCAACCACTGAATCATGGGCTGACGGACTCAAACTTGCAAGGgatattaattatcattttccaCAGGTCAAGATTCTCTACACACTGTTGTTTTTGGTAGTTAGCTTCTGCAATGCTATTATGTGTAAGTGTAACCTAGTGAGACAATATCAATGTTCTATTTAACACTGAACATTTTCTACATATTGCTATGCACAGCTTGCTGGCGTAAATCTTTCTGCATTGATCCCATCTGCAAGTGATAGCGCAATCAGCCTTATCCAAGTGAGCAGTTATTTTGTGGCTTAGCCTTTTAAACCATGTATCAACTAATGATGTGTTTAACTTTTTCCTGTTCTCTTGTTTGCTTTAATGCCAGTCACTTTGCTTGTGGGATCCCTGCAAGAGGCCAACAGCATCAGAGGCCCTTCAACATCCTTTCTTCCAGGTAGTCTTTTAACTGATTCATGTTTTGGTGTCTATCTTTtctaaatacatttttttattagctGTTTTACTCAATACACTTCTTTATCTGTTGTAGAGTTGCTTTTACATTCCACCATCCCTTCGCTCCAGAGCAGTAGCGAGAACTCCTCCACCTGGTTTGAACTATTTAATTACTATTGTTAGTTGTGGACATGGTTATTGTTCAGTTCTGTGGAGATTGTAATTGtcttttttttgctttttttccAGCTGGAACTAGGGGATCACTGGATCAGCAGGGGATCAAGAGATATCCCGGTGCTTTACCCAATTCAAAGCTTACCAATTATTTTTCATCCCCAAAAGTACAGCCATATTCAGGTGATCccattgttttttatatttttttttattagttctaTGAATGCATGCATCATAAATTAATTCCATCAAGGTAGTAGGAGTTGTAAGATGGTTTGGGTTTGTGGAGGAATATAATTGTTGGAGAGATAAGCGGCTTTCAGATGCCAAACAAGGAAATCGTAATTAAGTTGGAAATTATCctttttttgaatgatttaaACTCTGATCATGAAGCCTTTTCCAATTCGGCTTTATGTATATCATAATGGGGTCTTCTTTGATTCATGGCATACTCAGTTTCATACTTCAAATGGCTGATTTCTCATGATGAATGATACAGGTGTGCAACGGAAGCTGGATATGATAAATCAGGTGAGCTACTCTTGCCGCGTCCTTACTGACAAGCACTTGTTCATGCACACATTTTTTTACCTCATGATTTCAACAAatcaaattgtgtttttaatttgAGATCCTATTTCCTACAAGATTTTTTTTCCTTGTAGTTTCGTTTCTTAAATTTTGTGTTACGCAATAATTTCTCTGATTCTTTTGAAGGATGGAATTAAGAATGAAAAGCCAATGAAGACTACTACACAATCAAAGTATCGACAGCCAGGAAAGGACAGTCCAAGTAAGCTTTACATTCTGatttattgtttaattattGTACTGGATAGTGTTTTATAGTATTGGCCTTTGATAGAAGAAATCTAGAAAATTCTGAACAATAAAAGAATAGGAATGTAAAAGGAGCCGTGTAATTTCTCAACAGAAAGGAGTAAATTCCTTTCTAGCATTCAACTAAATAATTAGAGATGGAACCAAAATTTGAAAGGAATGAAAAACAGTGTTCTGCTCATCTTTCATCCACAAATCCTCCAATCCCGATCAATCTTTCTGCACAAAACTTTCCCACCCTCTTTTTAATTGCCAATCCTGAACATATTTACACCTAGTGATTATGAATCAAGATAGTTCAGAGGGTTCATTGAACTATCTTCTCTGGTGCCAGGTAAATTAACACAATTAACATTCCTATGAAATTTTATGAACGAAGTTTAGCTAATCACATGAATTAGGTACTCTAAGAATTTTTTTGGAGCTTTGGGAAGTGTTTTTATTTACAGAAAGTTGTGTTGGCAGCTTCTATAAACAAAGGAGGAGTTGCATGTGGAGTTTCAGAAACAGCTGAGAGGTTGGCCAATATATCTGTTGGTACTCGAAGACAATCCATGGGGCAAACCCGTCCTCCTCCTATGAAGGCCGGAGTCAATTGGAGTTCCGATTCTCCAAACTTCATGCTCAGGCCCGCACCACAGATTCCGACTGGTAGAACCTTCACAAGAAAAGTTGCTGGATGAGAAGTACGAGCTCAATATCGCAAATCTCGGGGGACAAATAATAAGAATGGGTTTTGGTCGTATTATGTTTGCTACAAAAACTAGTATTGCTTGGGTGTTATTGGTAATCGTTTCATACTTCTTGTTGTGGGACAAACACGTATGAGCTGATGCCTATTAATAAGTATGTATATCTTAGCCTGTTATGAACTTCTATGATGTGTCAGTGGCGTTCATAAATCATCGTCCAGGTTTTCTTGGTTCATAGACAATAATTTAGAAATGCTGGTCATAATTACAACAACCGTACTCGATGTTCGATTTTGTATGTTTTTAATAATGTGAAGGCCGGTGGTTCTTGTTACTGCGGTATgatagtttattattattattattataaaaaaaaacatttaaaagttTGTCACTTGTTACCTTGCAAATTCTCTGGTTCTTTGTCAATTGTTACCTTGCATATTCTCATTACTAAACTCACGTATATCATTATCTACCGGCCATCTTGGATTATTCTTGATTGTTGTTCAGAATATTGATTTGTGTTGAATTGAGTGTCAATtacatttctttctttttttatttgtatctCAACTTTTTCTATACTATATTAACTAGTCATTCTTCTACCTAACTCTTATAACAATAAAGGGTATTTTTTAAAGCTCGAGTTCTCAGGGGAAAGTGGAGTATGTGGTAATCTAGAGTTTGAGTGGGAGATAAGTCAA
This region of Cicer arietinum cultivar CDC Frontier isolate Library 1 chromosome 8, Cicar.CDCFrontier_v2.0, whole genome shotgun sequence genomic DNA includes:
- the LOC101514329 gene encoding cyclin-dependent kinase F-4, whose product is MERYKLIKEVGDGTFGSVWRAISKQTGEVVAIKKMKKKYYSWEECVNLREVKSLRKMNHPNIVKLKEVIRESDILYFVFEYMECNLYQLMKDREKLFSEGEIRNWCFQVFQGLAYMHHRGYFHRDLKPENLLVTKDIIKIADFGLAREISSQPPYTEYVSTRWYRAPEVLLQSYIYSSKVDMWAMGAIMAELFSLRPLFPGASEADEIFKICGVIGTPTTESWADGLKLARDINYHFPQLAGVNLSALIPSASDSAISLIQSLCLWDPCKRPTASEALQHPFFQSCFYIPPSLRSRAVARTPPPAGTRGSLDQQGIKRYPGALPNSKLTNYFSSPKVQPYSGVQRKLDMINQDGIKNEKPMKTTTQSKYRQPGKDSPTSINKGGVACGVSETAERLANISVGTRRQSMGQTRPPPMKAGVNWSSDSPNFMLRPAPQIPTGRTFTRKVAG